TCGCTTCCCGCGCTCAAAGAATGGATGGTTCGAGAAGCGCAGAACATTTATCGCGAGGACATCGAGACGAATTGGCGGATGGCTCGCCACGGCGCGGCGCTCATCCCCGATCCCGCGCGCATCCTCACCCATTGCAATACGGGAGCGTTGGCGACGGCTGGGGGAATGGGGACGGCGCTCGGCGTCGTGCGCGCGGCCGTGCTCATGGGCAAGCGCGTCCATGTCTATGTGGACGAGACGCGCCCATTCCTTCAAGGCGCGCGCCTGACCGCCTGGGAATTGCTCAAAGAGCAAATCCCCGCCACGCTCATCACGGACAATATGGCCGGGTACATGATGTATCGAGGACTCGTGGATTGCGTGCTCGTAGGCGCGGATCGCATCGCTGCCAATGGCGACGTCGCCAACAAGATCGGGACGTACACGCTTGCTGTCCTCGCGAAGGAGCACAACATTCCTTTCTACGTCGTCGCCCCCATCTCGACGCTGGATCTCTCGATCGCATCCGGTGATCAGATCCCGATCGAGGAACGACCGGCCAGTGAAGTGACGCACATTAATGGACATCCGATCGCCCCTGAAGGCATCGCCGTTGCCAATCCGGCCTTCGACATCACTCCCCATCGCTACGTGACGGCGATCGTGACCGAACGTGGGATCGCGCGCCCGCCGTATCCGGA
This portion of the Blastocatellia bacterium genome encodes:
- the mtnA gene encoding S-methyl-5-thioribose-1-phosphate isomerase, whose protein sequence is MIKTVEWTDEGIRVIDQRKLPHEEVYPLLRTPEEVAEAIRAMVVRGAPAIGVTAAFGLALGVKRSSAHTVEELEAEFEALCQLMARARPTAVNLFWAIERMRRALAEARRHHLSLPALKEWMVREAQNIYREDIETNWRMARHGAALIPDPARILTHCNTGALATAGGMGTALGVVRAAVLMGKRVHVYVDETRPFLQGARLTAWELLKEQIPATLITDNMAGYMMYRGLVDCVLVGADRIAANGDVANKIGTYTLAVLAKEHNIPFYVVAPISTLDLSIASGDQIPIEERPASEVTHINGHPIAPEGIAVANPAFDITPHRYVTAIVTERGIARPPYPESLSVLAAQPDVTQTPAEERAFSSPAPSSGLS